The following are from one region of the Pueribacillus theae genome:
- a CDS encoding SDR family oxidoreductase — MHVKEIFDLTGKTAIVTGGGRGLGEMMAESFAEAGANVVVCSRKLEACEEVSKKLKERGVGSLAFQCDVTNPDDIKHVVDETLKEFGQIDILVNNSGATWGAPFLETPLDKWNKVMNVNATGTFLFSQAVAGHMIERKQGKIINISSVAGLKGAAEGMMDTVAYNASKGAVISFTRDLGVKLAKHNIQVNGIAPGWIPTKMSQGLLEKVGDKFLERIPAKRFGKDSDMKGAALFLASTASDYVVGQTIVVDGGQISS, encoded by the coding sequence ATGCATGTGAAAGAAATTTTTGACTTAACAGGAAAAACAGCAATTGTTACAGGCGGAGGAAGAGGTCTTGGCGAAATGATGGCAGAAAGCTTTGCTGAAGCTGGCGCTAACGTTGTCGTCTGTTCCAGAAAATTAGAAGCTTGTGAAGAAGTAAGCAAAAAATTAAAAGAAAGGGGAGTTGGTTCGCTCGCTTTTCAATGCGATGTTACCAATCCTGATGACATTAAACATGTTGTTGACGAAACGCTGAAGGAATTTGGGCAGATCGATATACTCGTCAATAACAGTGGAGCAACATGGGGAGCGCCATTTTTGGAAACCCCGCTGGATAAATGGAACAAAGTTATGAACGTCAACGCAACGGGAACTTTTTTATTCTCACAGGCTGTTGCCGGACATATGATTGAACGCAAACAAGGGAAAATCATCAATATTTCCTCAGTTGCAGGTTTAAAAGGAGCTGCAGAAGGAATGATGGACACTGTTGCATACAATGCAAGCAAAGGAGCGGTCATTTCCTTTACGCGAGATCTTGGTGTAAAACTGGCAAAACATAATATTCAAGTAAACGGAATTGCACCCGGTTGGATTCCTACGAAAATGTCTCAAGGCTTGCTTGAGAAAGTTGGAGACAAGTTTTTAGAAAGGATTCCTGCAAAAAGATTTGGAAAAGACTCGGATATGAAAGGAGCGGCATTATTTTTAGCCTCAACAGCATCTGACTATGTCGTAGGTCAGACAATCGTTGTTGATGGAGGTCAAATTTCTTCGTAA
- the floA gene encoding flotillin-like protein FloA (flotillin-like protein involved in membrane lipid rafts) gives MDPGTLGTLLLVGLIIIVVAVLFTFVPIALWISALAAGVRIGIFTLVGMRLRRVIPSRVINPLIKAEKAGLDLSVNQLESHYLAGGNVDRVVNALIAAHRANIELSFQRAAAIDLAGRDVLEAVQMSVNPKVIETPFIAGVAMDGIEVKAKARITVRANIDRLVGGAGEDTVIARVGEGVISTIGSSDNHKLVLENPDSISHTVLAKGLDAGTAFEILSIDIADIDIGKNIGAGLQTDQAEADKKIAQAKAEERRAMAVAQEQEMRARVEEMHAKVVEAEADVPLAMAEALRSGKLGVMDYMNLKNIEADTDMRESIGKGSEVKKDDDHTKGKR, from the coding sequence TTGGATCCTGGTACATTAGGTACATTGTTATTAGTTGGGTTAATTATCATTGTCGTAGCTGTATTGTTTACATTTGTTCCAATCGCTTTGTGGATATCGGCATTAGCCGCTGGCGTGCGAATTGGAATTTTTACCCTTGTGGGGATGCGCTTGCGCCGCGTTATCCCGTCAAGAGTCATCAATCCGTTGATTAAAGCAGAAAAAGCGGGGCTCGATTTAAGTGTAAATCAACTGGAAAGCCATTATCTTGCCGGAGGTAATGTCGATCGGGTCGTTAATGCTTTAATTGCAGCTCATCGAGCAAATATTGAATTAAGTTTCCAACGTGCGGCTGCGATTGACTTGGCTGGCCGTGACGTACTGGAAGCTGTGCAAATGAGTGTTAACCCAAAAGTCATTGAAACCCCGTTCATTGCAGGTGTAGCAATGGATGGAATTGAAGTAAAGGCAAAAGCAAGGATTACTGTACGCGCAAATATTGATCGGCTTGTTGGGGGAGCAGGAGAAGACACCGTTATCGCACGTGTAGGGGAAGGGGTTATCTCAACGATTGGTTCGAGTGACAACCACAAACTTGTTTTAGAAAACCCGGATTCCATTTCACATACTGTTTTAGCTAAAGGTCTCGATGCGGGAACTGCATTTGAAATTTTATCAATCGACATCGCAGATATTGATATCGGTAAAAATATCGGGGCTGGCTTACAAACCGATCAAGCGGAAGCAGACAAAAAGATTGCCCAAGCAAAAGCAGAAGAACGCCGTGCCATGGCTGTTGCGCAAGAACAAGAAATGCGCGCACGGGTTGAAGAAATGCATGCTAAAGTTGTTGAAGCAGAAGCAGATGTTCCGTTGGCAATGGCCGAAGCGCTTCGTTCAGGAAAGCTCGGCGTGATGGATTATATGAACTTGAAAAATATTGAAGCTGATACGGATATGCGTGAATCGATTGGCAAAGGAAGCGAAGTAAAAAAAGATGACGATCACACGAAAGGAAAGAGGTAA
- a CDS encoding acyl-CoA thioesterase has translation MKHTIEVKVRFSETDLLGHVNNSSYFVYLEEARVEFFKKTKPYSKEKSFVVASVKCDFIRQAYFDQILSINTEVVKIGNKSFELNHEILEKETGTCIAKGQSAVVYFNFEKQKSEPIPVEMRHQLEEYLSTKTQTIQ, from the coding sequence GTGAAGCATACCATTGAAGTGAAAGTCCGTTTTTCAGAAACAGATTTATTAGGGCATGTGAACAATTCAAGTTATTTCGTTTATTTGGAAGAAGCACGTGTTGAATTTTTTAAAAAGACAAAACCTTATAGCAAAGAAAAGTCTTTTGTCGTTGCTTCTGTTAAATGTGATTTCATTCGTCAAGCCTACTTTGACCAAATCTTGTCAATCAATACTGAAGTTGTAAAGATAGGAAATAAGAGCTTCGAACTGAACCATGAAATTTTAGAAAAAGAAACAGGAACATGCATTGCAAAAGGACAATCAGCCGTCGTTTATTTCAATTTCGAAAAACAAAAGAGCGAGCCAATTCCAGTTGAGATGCGCCACCAGCTAGAAGAATATCTTTCAACTAAAACTCAAACCATTCAATAG
- a CDS encoding GatB/YqeY domain-containing protein — translation MSLDKLLMEHMKQAMKNKEKDKLSVIRMVRSSLQNEAIKLGRELTEEDELTVLTREVKQRKDSLLEFDKAGREDLVNNVESEIKVLEAYLPTQLTDKELEQIVQETISEVGATSKKDFGKVMGAIMPKVKGKADGSVVNKLVQQHLS, via the coding sequence ATGAGTCTTGACAAGCTTCTTATGGAACATATGAAGCAGGCGATGAAGAATAAGGAAAAGGATAAGTTATCTGTCATTCGAATGGTGCGCTCTTCATTGCAAAACGAGGCGATAAAGTTAGGCAGAGAATTAACGGAAGAAGATGAATTAACCGTTCTGACACGAGAAGTAAAGCAACGGAAAGACTCCCTCCTTGAATTTGATAAAGCCGGGCGAGAAGATCTCGTTAACAATGTAGAAAGTGAAATTAAGGTGTTGGAAGCCTACTTGCCAACACAGCTTACCGATAAAGAACTTGAACAAATCGTTCAAGAAACCATATCTGAAGTCGGCGCCACGTCGAAAAAAGATTTCGGAAAAGTGATGGGCGCTATCATGCCGAAAGTAAAGGGCAAAGCAGATGGCAGTGTGGTAAATAAACTTGTGCAGCAACACCTATCATAA
- the rpsU gene encoding 30S ribosomal protein S21 produces the protein MAETRVRKNESLDDALRRFKRTVSKEGTLAEVRKRKHYEKPSVRRKKKSEAARKRKF, from the coding sequence ATGGCAGAAACTCGTGTTCGGAAAAACGAATCACTTGATGATGCACTTCGTCGCTTCAAAAGAACAGTATCGAAGGAAGGCACATTGGCTGAGGTAAGAAAGCGAAAACACTATGAGAAACCTAGTGTAAGGCGTAAGAAAAAATCTGAGGCAGCAAGAAAGCGCAAGTTTTAA
- the yqfC gene encoding sporulation protein YqfC, protein MAKWRDNLKKWLWRKTELPADAFLDLPRITMIGQLHIYIENHKGVLRFSKNELRLSLKHGQQLQVKGEDFVIKTILPEEILLEGKIANVQYIDSI, encoded by the coding sequence ATGGCAAAATGGCGAGATAATTTAAAAAAATGGTTATGGAGAAAGACGGAGTTACCCGCTGATGCCTTTTTGGATTTACCTCGAATCACAATGATTGGACAGCTTCATATCTACATAGAAAATCATAAGGGAGTTCTTCGCTTTTCAAAAAATGAACTTCGTTTATCTTTAAAACATGGCCAGCAACTGCAAGTAAAAGGTGAAGATTTCGTGATTAAAACCATTTTGCCCGAAGAAATTTTGTTGGAGGGAAAGATTGCAAACGTCCAATATATCGATTCGATTTGA
- a CDS encoding acyl-CoA dehydrogenase: protein MYFEYSDKVKDLQKKVTEFMEEYVYPNEKTYEAQLNAGDSRWVAPPIMEELKEKAKKAGLWNLFLPESDYGAGLTNLEYAPLCEIMGRSPIGPEVFNCSAPDTGNMEVLVRYGTEEQKEKWLNPLLNGEIRSAFLMTEPGVASSDATNIQLNMVRDGDEYVINGRKWWSSGALDPRCKIAIVMGKTNPDAPKHQQQSQILVPLDTEGVAIKRYLSVFGYDDAPHGHAEIELKDVRVPVSNVILGEGRGFEIAQGRLGPGRIHHCMRTIGVAERALELLIERVQQRTTFGKLLADQGVIREWIADSRMEIEQARLLTLKAAYMMDTVGNKVAKKEIAMIKVVAPNIALKVIDRAIQAFGAAGVSQDTPLASMYAKIRTLRLADGPDEVHRNAIAKQELRENPIIQK, encoded by the coding sequence ATGTATTTCGAGTACAGCGACAAAGTAAAGGATCTTCAAAAAAAAGTTACTGAATTTATGGAAGAATACGTGTATCCAAATGAAAAGACATACGAGGCTCAATTGAATGCCGGCGATAGCCGTTGGGTTGCTCCGCCAATTATGGAAGAGTTGAAAGAGAAGGCTAAGAAAGCCGGGTTATGGAATTTGTTCCTTCCTGAAAGTGATTACGGCGCAGGTCTAACAAATCTTGAATATGCCCCATTATGTGAAATTATGGGTCGCTCCCCCATTGGTCCTGAAGTATTTAACTGCAGCGCACCTGATACAGGGAATATGGAAGTACTTGTACGATATGGTACAGAGGAGCAAAAAGAAAAATGGCTTAACCCTCTGTTAAACGGTGAAATTCGTTCAGCATTTTTAATGACTGAGCCTGGCGTTGCTTCATCAGATGCGACAAATATTCAATTGAATATGGTAAGAGATGGAGACGAATATGTCATTAATGGCCGCAAATGGTGGTCCTCTGGTGCGCTTGATCCCCGCTGCAAAATTGCGATTGTCATGGGAAAAACGAATCCTGATGCGCCAAAGCACCAGCAGCAATCACAAATCCTCGTTCCGCTCGATACAGAAGGGGTGGCGATAAAGCGTTACTTATCAGTATTCGGGTATGACGATGCACCACATGGCCATGCAGAAATTGAATTAAAGGATGTGAGAGTCCCTGTTTCAAATGTTATTTTGGGCGAGGGAAGAGGATTTGAAATTGCACAAGGCCGCTTGGGCCCTGGCCGGATTCATCACTGCATGAGAACAATCGGCGTTGCAGAACGAGCGCTTGAACTGCTCATTGAGCGAGTCCAACAGCGCACGACATTTGGAAAGCTGCTTGCCGATCAAGGTGTTATCCGTGAGTGGATTGCTGATTCAAGAATGGAAATTGAACAAGCTCGTTTATTAACACTTAAAGCGGCTTACATGATGGATACAGTCGGAAACAAAGTGGCGAAAAAGGAAATTGCGATGATTAAAGTCGTTGCTCCTAATATAGCGCTTAAAGTAATTGACCGAGCAATTCAAGCATTTGGCGCAGCTGGAGTCAGCCAGGATACACCGCTTGCATCTATGTATGCAAAAATTCGCACGCTTCGCTTAGCTGACGGGCCGGATGAAGTTCACAGAAACGCCATTGCAAAACAAGAATTAAGAGAAAATCCAATTATCCAAAAGTGA
- a CDS encoding 2-phosphosulfolactate phosphatase, which translates to MGKIDLLLKKEEINDNIMNNNIAVVFDILLATSTASAMFYYGAKEIIPVLDGKEALKLAEKQADDNFMLVGEHLGITIEGFLDPIPTRLKDKVKGKRVIFSTTNGTVALKNSWAAKAVYAASILNEEILANHLMNEYGADSYMLVCSGSSEKFNLEDLYGAGSFIENLIQAGETQGIDWEMSDSALAALHFYKGNKENGEQLLKASRVGRKLVNEGHGEDVEYILKKNACPVISRLEGESLRRIDAIGVSE; encoded by the coding sequence TTGGGGAAGATTGATCTTCTTCTAAAAAAAGAAGAAATTAACGACAACATTATGAACAACAACATCGCTGTCGTTTTCGATATTTTGCTTGCGACATCAACCGCTTCTGCGATGTTTTATTATGGCGCAAAAGAGATTATTCCTGTTCTCGATGGGAAAGAAGCGTTAAAATTAGCGGAAAAACAGGCAGATGATAATTTTATGTTAGTCGGAGAACATCTTGGTATAACAATCGAGGGGTTTTTAGATCCAATTCCGACACGCTTGAAAGATAAGGTGAAAGGAAAAAGAGTCATTTTTTCAACAACAAACGGTACTGTAGCTTTAAAAAACTCTTGGGCTGCAAAAGCCGTTTATGCAGCATCTATCCTTAATGAAGAAATTTTGGCAAACCATCTTATGAATGAGTATGGTGCGGACTCTTACATGCTCGTCTGCTCTGGCTCCTCAGAAAAATTTAATCTGGAAGACTTATATGGAGCAGGATCTTTTATTGAGAATTTAATCCAAGCAGGAGAAACACAAGGCATTGATTGGGAGATGTCTGATTCTGCTTTAGCAGCTCTCCACTTTTATAAAGGAAACAAAGAAAATGGTGAGCAACTTCTAAAGGCATCAAGAGTGGGCAGAAAACTTGTTAATGAAGGCCATGGTGAGGATGTGGAATACATTTTGAAAAAAAATGCCTGCCCGGTTATTTCACGTCTTGAAGGCGAAAGTCTTAGACGAATTGATGCAATAGGTGTTAGCGAGTAA
- a CDS encoding PhoH family protein, with protein sequence MTDTHRIQLELDHAKETQALFGPNDSHLKIIENALQISIVTRGEKVIVKGSQETSLLVERILTTLLQLIQNGINVSERDVVYAIQLGQKGLIDQLLELYDEEITASYKGKPIRVKTLGQQHYVKAIYKHDLVFGIGPAGTGKTYLAVVMAVAAMKQNKLKRIILTRPAVEAGESLGFLPGDLKEKVDPYLRPLYDALHDVLGVEHTERLIERGTIEIAPLAYMRGRTLDDAFVILDEAQNTTPEQMKMFLTRLGFGSKMVITGDISQIDLPKGKESGLKVAEKVLENVDGISFVYLQGSDVVRHPLVQRIIAAYEQNKE encoded by the coding sequence TTGACAGATACACATCGAATTCAACTTGAACTAGATCATGCAAAAGAAACGCAAGCACTATTTGGACCGAACGATTCCCACTTGAAAATTATCGAAAATGCCCTCCAAATTTCAATCGTAACAAGAGGAGAAAAAGTCATCGTCAAAGGCAGCCAAGAGACATCGCTTCTTGTAGAACGCATTCTTACTACGCTGCTTCAGCTTATTCAAAATGGCATCAACGTATCGGAAAGAGATGTTGTTTATGCGATCCAGCTTGGCCAGAAAGGGTTAATTGATCAACTGCTGGAATTGTATGATGAGGAAATTACGGCAAGTTATAAGGGAAAGCCGATTCGAGTGAAAACACTGGGCCAGCAACACTATGTAAAGGCAATTTATAAACATGACCTCGTATTTGGCATTGGCCCGGCAGGTACTGGGAAAACGTATTTGGCTGTTGTTATGGCCGTAGCAGCTATGAAACAAAATAAACTAAAGCGCATTATTTTAACGAGGCCTGCTGTGGAAGCTGGCGAAAGCCTCGGTTTTTTACCTGGAGATTTAAAGGAAAAGGTCGATCCATATCTGCGGCCGTTGTATGATGCCCTTCACGACGTATTAGGTGTTGAACATACCGAACGCCTTATTGAGCGTGGGACGATTGAAATCGCTCCACTAGCATACATGAGAGGCCGAACTCTAGATGATGCATTTGTTATATTGGATGAAGCTCAAAATACAACGCCCGAACAAATGAAAATGTTCCTTACGAGACTCGGTTTCGGTTCAAAAATGGTTATAACCGGTGACATTTCCCAAATCGACTTGCCGAAGGGAAAGGAATCTGGCTTGAAAGTGGCCGAAAAAGTGTTAGAGAATGTAGACGGGATTTCTTTCGTCTATTTACAAGGTTCAGATGTGGTCCGCCATCCGCTCGTACAGCGAATTATTGCGGCTTATGAACAGAATAAAGAATAA
- a CDS encoding NfeD family protein — MKKFRIFIYCMFIFGSLISLVGHHSSQAEGKGGKVYFIPVEQEVERGLEAFLRRSLEDAKTQGASHVVFEVNTPGGLVQAAGNIAKLLRESDIPTTAYIKKDALSAGAYISLNAGQIVMAPGSRMGAAAVIDQEGNTADEKAVSAWLADMKSSAELHGRDPIYALAMADPDIDLPEYGAEKGKLLTLTANQALEVGYAEAIVKNRSELLEFLNLRDAEIVESEITISERIARLVTHPVIVPILLSLGSLGLILELYSPGFGIPGIIGLSSLFLFFFGHAIAGFAGWESFILLGAGIILILIEIFTPGFGIFGISGLIAMLISIVMSTGTTVVNSLLYIFIAFIITLAASALYIRVYGYKGFLRKIVLTDSERTELGYVSNETKHDLVGHIGQTVTPLRPSGIIDVGSERLDVVSEGGYIQQGKQVEIVKAVGSRIVVREIRHDKE; from the coding sequence ATGAAGAAATTTCGAATTTTTATTTATTGCATGTTTATTTTTGGTTCACTTATTTCTCTTGTAGGGCATCACTCCTCGCAGGCTGAAGGAAAAGGTGGAAAGGTCTATTTTATCCCTGTTGAACAGGAAGTGGAACGTGGCCTTGAGGCATTTCTAAGGCGCTCCCTTGAAGATGCCAAAACGCAGGGCGCAAGCCATGTTGTTTTTGAAGTGAATACACCTGGCGGTCTAGTTCAAGCGGCTGGAAATATCGCGAAACTTTTGCGTGAAAGCGATATTCCAACAACAGCATATATTAAGAAGGATGCACTTTCAGCTGGTGCTTATATCTCCCTGAATGCCGGCCAAATTGTTATGGCGCCCGGAAGCCGAATGGGGGCAGCGGCGGTGATTGACCAGGAAGGGAATACAGCGGATGAAAAAGCTGTGTCAGCGTGGCTAGCGGACATGAAATCTTCTGCTGAATTGCATGGCCGTGACCCAATCTATGCATTGGCGATGGCTGATCCAGATATCGATTTGCCTGAGTATGGCGCCGAAAAAGGGAAATTGCTTACACTAACCGCAAACCAAGCGCTTGAAGTAGGCTATGCAGAAGCCATTGTAAAGAACCGTAGTGAATTACTTGAATTTCTCAATTTAAGGGATGCGGAAATCGTTGAAAGTGAAATTACAATTTCTGAAAGAATTGCAAGATTGGTCACCCATCCTGTAATCGTTCCGATTCTATTATCTCTTGGCAGCCTTGGGCTTATTTTAGAATTGTATTCTCCCGGGTTCGGCATCCCAGGGATTATCGGTTTGAGTTCACTTTTTCTTTTCTTTTTTGGCCATGCGATTGCAGGTTTTGCCGGATGGGAATCATTTATTTTATTAGGTGCAGGCATTATCTTAATTTTGATAGAGATTTTCACGCCAGGCTTTGGTATATTTGGTATTAGTGGACTAATAGCGATGCTCATAAGTATTGTGATGTCTACCGGCACGACAGTTGTAAATAGCTTGCTTTATATTTTTATTGCTTTTATTATCACCTTAGCCGCTTCGGCCCTCTACATAAGAGTATACGGATACAAGGGATTTCTAAGAAAAATAGTCCTCACAGATTCTGAAAGAACAGAACTTGGCTACGTATCGAATGAAACGAAGCACGATCTTGTAGGCCACATTGGGCAAACCGTTACACCTTTACGGCCAAGCGGAATAATTGATGTCGGAAGTGAACGGTTGGATGTTGTCTCGGAAGGAGGATATATCCAACAAGGGAAGCAAGTTGAAATTGTAAAGGCGGTAGGCTCACGTATCGTTGTTCGCGAAATAAGGCACGATAAAGAATAA
- the yqfD gene encoding sporulation protein YqfD: MLKNRLFHSLRGYVKAEIKGKYTELFLNRCTEKNIPIWSVKRVDDETISCFFYTKDIKSIRKLMRRTGCRMYFKGRYGFPFFLKKVDARKGFVLGLLFCLFIIFLCSNIIWSIQIKGASPEVEHKVRQALHNVGVKKGAFIFFLPSEQEIQQTVTEQLENVTWMGVKRLGTQYSFDVVEKKIPKEKPALNPRNLVAKKKAVIHKVFVEQGQAKVKEKDYVQKGQILVSGYIGKDENTKVVPAKGKIFGEVWYISEASVPLKTIVVTNTGKAESKHIIQLGKLKIPVWGFNKKGFKEMEIINDEKPIYFLKWKLPIAYIKQTMLEIDNVTRSYTKKEAVKTAIELTKKDLLRKLSEDAEIKGNKILQQKYENGKVNVMIHYQVIEEISKEQPIIQGD; this comes from the coding sequence TTGTTGAAAAATCGCTTATTTCATTCGTTACGAGGATACGTAAAAGCCGAAATCAAAGGGAAGTATACTGAGCTTTTTCTTAACAGGTGCACGGAAAAAAACATCCCGATTTGGTCTGTAAAAAGGGTGGACGATGAAACAATAAGTTGTTTTTTTTATACAAAAGATATTAAAAGCATTCGCAAGCTGATGAGAAGGACAGGTTGTCGAATGTATTTTAAAGGAAGATATGGCTTTCCTTTTTTTCTGAAAAAAGTAGATGCAAGGAAAGGCTTTGTATTAGGGCTACTCTTTTGCCTTTTTATAATTTTTCTCTGTTCCAACATCATTTGGAGTATACAAATCAAAGGCGCAAGCCCGGAAGTAGAACATAAAGTCAGACAAGCACTTCACAATGTTGGGGTAAAAAAAGGAGCCTTTATTTTCTTTTTACCAAGTGAACAAGAAATTCAGCAAACGGTCACCGAACAGTTGGAAAACGTTACTTGGATGGGAGTAAAACGTTTAGGAACCCAATATTCTTTCGATGTGGTCGAAAAAAAAATACCGAAAGAAAAACCGGCCTTAAATCCCCGCAATCTAGTTGCCAAAAAAAAGGCAGTGATTCATAAAGTGTTTGTTGAACAAGGCCAAGCAAAGGTGAAAGAAAAAGACTACGTTCAAAAAGGGCAGATTCTTGTCTCAGGATATATTGGAAAAGATGAAAATACAAAGGTTGTACCTGCGAAAGGAAAAATCTTTGGAGAAGTATGGTATATCTCTGAAGCATCGGTACCTTTGAAGACGATTGTAGTGACAAACACGGGTAAGGCAGAAAGTAAACATATTATCCAGTTGGGCAAACTAAAAATACCTGTTTGGGGATTCAATAAAAAAGGCTTTAAAGAAATGGAAATTATAAATGATGAAAAACCAATTTATTTTTTAAAATGGAAATTGCCGATCGCTTACATCAAGCAAACAATGCTTGAAATTGACAATGTAACGCGATCCTACACGAAGAAAGAAGCTGTAAAAACAGCCATTGAATTAACAAAAAAAGATCTGCTAAGAAAACTTTCCGAAGATGCAGAAATAAAAGGGAACAAAATTTTGCAGCAGAAGTATGAGAATGGTAAAGTTAACGTAATGATTCATTATCAAGTCATTGAAGAAATATCGAAAGAACAACCGATTATTCAAGGAGATTGA
- a CDS encoding thiolase family protein produces MAKNDRDPVIVSAVRTAIARQGGALASLDAHVFGAEVIKEAVKRAKVTPEMIDDVIFGNVLSGGGNIARLTALQTGLSVDVPGLTIDRQCGSGINAVNLAAQAIRSGAGDVYVAGGTESMTRAPYLMNRPSKAYSPTPPQFRKSMLSPKEIGDPPMGITAENLAEKYNITREEQDEYAYESQKRMANAMKNGFYDEQIVPISVPQRKGEPIIFDKDEHPRPETTMEALAKLRPVFKEGGTVTAGSSSGLNDAASALVVMSRAKANELGLEILAVVRDYAVAGCDPNIMGIGPVPATRKLMERTGLSIDDFDVVYLNEAFAAQVLACNKELNIDRDKLNVNGGAIAHGHPLGATGGILVTKAVYELKRTGKVRALVTACIGGGQGISTVIERDE; encoded by the coding sequence ATGGCAAAAAATGACAGAGATCCAGTAATTGTATCTGCGGTTCGTACGGCTATCGCAAGACAGGGAGGGGCGCTTGCAAGTTTAGACGCACATGTATTTGGCGCCGAAGTCATAAAGGAAGCTGTAAAGCGTGCAAAAGTTACTCCTGAAATGATTGATGACGTTATTTTCGGAAATGTGTTAAGTGGCGGTGGAAATATTGCAAGATTGACAGCCTTGCAAACAGGATTGTCAGTTGACGTTCCGGGATTGACTATCGATCGCCAATGTGGTTCGGGGATCAATGCCGTTAATCTGGCTGCCCAAGCAATTCGGTCTGGAGCTGGAGATGTATATGTTGCGGGTGGAACAGAAAGTATGACGAGGGCGCCATACTTAATGAATCGGCCATCAAAAGCCTATAGCCCTACTCCGCCCCAGTTCCGCAAGTCCATGCTGTCACCAAAAGAAATTGGCGACCCGCCAATGGGAATCACTGCTGAAAACCTTGCCGAAAAATACAATATAACGAGAGAAGAGCAAGATGAATACGCATACGAAAGCCAGAAGCGTATGGCAAACGCAATGAAAAATGGCTTTTATGATGAGCAAATTGTTCCAATTTCAGTGCCTCAACGAAAAGGCGAACCGATAATATTCGATAAAGATGAACATCCACGTCCAGAAACGACGATGGAAGCACTTGCGAAACTTCGCCCGGTATTTAAAGAGGGGGGAACAGTGACGGCTGGAAGCAGCTCAGGGTTAAATGATGCCGCTTCGGCGCTTGTCGTTATGTCTCGGGCAAAAGCCAATGAATTAGGACTTGAAATACTCGCTGTTGTTAGAGACTATGCTGTAGCCGGGTGTGATCCTAACATAATGGGAATTGGCCCCGTTCCAGCAACGCGAAAATTAATGGAAAGAACGGGCCTATCAATCGACGATTTCGATGTCGTTTATTTGAACGAAGCGTTTGCTGCCCAAGTTCTAGCATGCAACAAAGAACTTAACATCGATCGAGATAAGCTAAATGTAAACGGCGGCGCAATCGCACATGGCCACCCACTCGGAGCGACTGGCGGTATTTTGGTCACAAAAGCAGTTTACGAATTGAAACGTACAGGAAAAGTACGTGCCCTTGTTACTGCTTGCATCGGTGGAGGCCAAGGAATTTCCACTGTAATTGAAAGAGATGAGTAA